The proteins below are encoded in one region of Megasphaera vaginalis (ex Bordigoni et al. 2020):
- a CDS encoding cation diffusion facilitator family transporter has protein sequence MTATNMEDIKKRTARLSVMSTLFLTAGKLCIGIMTGTVSLISEAIHSGIDLLAAALSLLAVRAAAVPPDAEHEYGHGKIETVSAAFESLLIIVAALAILREAAEKFWSPAMPEHMTWAIAAMAVSVILNGVVSHRLCNVGKATRSEALLADGMHLRADVWTSLAVLIGIVLIQLTGWPWLDPVIAVFVALAILRVGYKMCRRSFMTLTDASLPQEKEEEIGRLIMETEGVKGFHNLRTRTVGKTLLMDLHLEIDQSLPLHTAHAISDNVEHKLKQTYAPCDLTIHLDPA, from the coding sequence ATGACTGCTACTAACATGGAAGATATAAAAAAAAGAACGGCGCGACTCTCCGTTATGAGCACCTTGTTCTTAACGGCGGGAAAATTGTGCATCGGCATAATGACCGGCACGGTCAGCCTCATTTCCGAAGCGATCCATTCCGGCATCGACTTGCTGGCGGCGGCTTTGTCGCTCCTTGCCGTCCGCGCCGCCGCCGTACCTCCCGACGCGGAGCATGAATACGGCCACGGCAAAATCGAAACCGTTTCGGCGGCCTTCGAATCGCTGCTGATCATCGTCGCCGCCCTGGCCATTTTGCGCGAAGCTGCCGAAAAATTCTGGTCCCCCGCCATGCCGGAGCACATGACCTGGGCCATTGCCGCCATGGCCGTCTCCGTCATACTCAACGGCGTCGTTTCCCACCGCCTCTGCAACGTCGGCAAAGCGACCCGTTCCGAAGCTCTCCTGGCCGACGGCATGCATCTTCGCGCCGATGTCTGGACGTCGCTGGCCGTCCTCATCGGCATCGTCCTCATCCAGCTCACCGGCTGGCCTTGGCTTGATCCGGTCATCGCCGTTTTCGTCGCCCTCGCGATTCTGCGCGTCGGCTACAAAATGTGCCGCCGCAGCTTCATGACCTTGACCGACGCCTCACTGCCGCAGGAAAAAGAAGAAGAAATCGGCCGTCTGATCATGGAAACGGAAGGAGTAAAGGGCTTTCATAACTTGCGGACCCGCACTGTCGGCAAGACGCTGCTCATGGACTTGCATCTGGAAATCGACCAATCGTTGCCGCTCCATACGGCCCATGCCATTTCGGACAACGTCGAGCATAAATTGAAACAGACCTACGCCCCCTGCGATCTGACAATCCACCTTGACCCCGCCTGA